The Sorangiineae bacterium MSr11367 genome window below encodes:
- a CDS encoding alpha/beta hydrolase — protein sequence MARHQIRWAMNEHTPKLPSYFEHCTIPANDAELFVQFGGAGPAVVLLHGHAQNGNAWAPLAADLARDHRVVVPDLRGLGRSSRAAAGYEKAAQAGDVRAIVEALGIDDVAVVGHDLGGMVAYAYAARYPSSVHRLVIMDAPLPGIGPWEALRKMPALWHWNFGGSVAERLVAGREHIYLEHFWDYAADPSKIRREVRAYYAEQYAAPGAMRAAFTQFAAFPQDARDNAVLARNALTMKVLAMGAQPEIDGRVTGLGPWVAATLREVASDVEEVVVAGSGHWLLEEEPGVVVARIREFLEGAPRDRKIFQVPSRARPYDGGRPRRSE from the coding sequence GTGGCCCGACACCAGATTCGCTGGGCCATGAACGAGCACACACCGAAGCTGCCATCCTATTTCGAACATTGCACCATTCCCGCGAACGACGCCGAGCTGTTCGTCCAGTTCGGCGGTGCGGGGCCCGCGGTCGTGCTTCTGCACGGCCATGCACAAAACGGCAATGCCTGGGCACCGCTCGCGGCCGATCTGGCCCGAGACCACCGCGTCGTCGTACCGGACCTGCGCGGACTCGGGCGCTCTTCGCGCGCTGCCGCGGGGTACGAGAAGGCGGCGCAAGCCGGCGACGTGCGTGCCATCGTCGAGGCGCTCGGCATCGACGACGTTGCCGTCGTGGGGCACGACCTCGGCGGCATGGTGGCCTATGCCTACGCCGCGCGATACCCCAGCAGCGTACATCGATTGGTCATCATGGACGCACCGCTACCCGGGATTGGCCCGTGGGAGGCGCTTCGCAAGATGCCTGCGCTCTGGCACTGGAACTTCGGCGGCTCCGTCGCCGAGCGCCTCGTCGCGGGGCGCGAGCACATCTACCTGGAGCACTTTTGGGATTACGCCGCCGACCCCTCGAAGATCCGCCGGGAGGTGCGCGCATACTATGCCGAGCAATACGCCGCACCGGGAGCGATGCGCGCCGCGTTTACACAGTTTGCTGCCTTTCCCCAAGATGCGCGCGACAACGCCGTGCTTGCGCGCAACGCGCTGACCATGAAGGTTCTCGCCATGGGCGCACAGCCCGAGATCGACGGGCGGGTCACCGGATTGGGGCCATGGGTTGCGGCCACATTGCGTGAGGTGGCCTCCGACGTCGAGGAGGTCGTCGTGGCAGGCTCGGGCCATTGGCTCCTCGAGGAAGAGCCTGGCGTCGTCGTCGCGCGAATTCGCGAGTTCCTCGAGGGGGCTCCGCGCGACCGCAAGATCTTCCAAGTTCCGTCCAGGGCGCGTCCCTACGATGGTGGCCGACCAAGGAGATCGGAATGA
- a CDS encoding aldo/keto reductase, producing MQYARIGTSGLKVSRISLGMMSYGTKSSRAWHLELDEAEPLVRRAVEAGVTFFDTADMYSDGASEEITGRLLRTLFSHRDDYVLATKVYYPMGPGPNDRGLSRKHILSSIDASLRRLGTEYVDLYQIHRWDDETPIEETMEALHDVVRAGKARYIGASSMYAWQFAKAQYTADAHRWTRFVSMQNHYNLAYREEEREMLPFCIDQGVGALPWSPLARGLLAGARSRGGALHTVRAGNDPYANELYTEADFDVVDALSRVAAQRNVPMARVALAWLLGKSGVCAPIVGATKLHHIDDAVAAVELTLTHEEVAQLEAPYRPHTVRGHS from the coding sequence ATGCAGTACGCACGAATTGGAACATCCGGTCTGAAGGTATCGCGCATCTCATTGGGCATGATGAGCTACGGCACCAAGAGCTCACGGGCATGGCACCTCGAGCTCGACGAGGCCGAACCCCTCGTGCGGCGCGCCGTGGAAGCCGGCGTGACGTTCTTCGACACCGCCGACATGTACTCGGATGGCGCCAGCGAGGAGATCACCGGGCGGCTTCTGCGCACGCTCTTTTCGCACCGCGACGACTACGTGCTGGCGACCAAAGTCTATTATCCCATGGGGCCGGGGCCCAATGACCGCGGGCTCTCGCGCAAGCACATTCTCTCGAGCATCGACGCATCGCTGCGGCGGCTGGGCACCGAATACGTCGACTTGTATCAAATCCACCGATGGGATGACGAGACGCCCATCGAAGAAACCATGGAGGCACTGCACGACGTGGTGCGCGCGGGCAAAGCGCGGTACATCGGCGCGTCGAGCATGTATGCGTGGCAATTCGCCAAAGCGCAATACACCGCCGATGCACACCGATGGACACGGTTCGTGTCGATGCAGAACCATTACAATTTGGCCTATCGCGAGGAGGAACGGGAGATGCTGCCGTTCTGCATCGACCAAGGCGTGGGGGCACTCCCATGGAGTCCACTGGCGCGGGGGCTGCTCGCGGGCGCGCGCTCGCGGGGCGGTGCCTTGCACACGGTGCGCGCCGGAAACGATCCTTATGCCAACGAACTGTACACGGAGGCGGATTTCGACGTGGTCGACGCTCTGTCGCGTGTGGCCGCGCAGCGCAACGTTCCCATGGCACGCGTTGCGCTGGCTTGGCTACTCGGAAAGAGCGGCGTGTGTGCCCCCATCGTGGGCGCGACCAAATTGCATCATATCGACGATGCGGTGGCGGCCGTGGAGCTCACCTTGACGCACGAGGAAGTTGCGCAGTTGGAGGCTCCGTATCGACCGCACACCGTGCGCGGTCATTCGTGA
- a CDS encoding isocitrate lyase/phosphoenolpyruvate mutase family protein, with amino-acid sequence MKQLSIEEKAARFSQMHDAGCFILPNAWDAPSAVLACEAGFGAVATTSAGVALAHGFPDGERIGRTRMLAVAGSIARRLPVPVTADLEAGYGPAPEDVAASIRGAIDAGLVGCNIEDTDPRKGALFELESAVARLRAGARAARDAGLANFVLNARIDTFFVGTGSPEERAAEAIRRGNAYLEAGARCVFVPGPVDTATIGALAKGIHGPLNVWGGVGDRLAPLEELRALGVRRVSLGAGPMLATYAFAKQLFERATSERGVAFDGAGSMFGELTGLMQKYHE; translated from the coding sequence ATGAAGCAGCTCTCAATCGAAGAAAAAGCGGCCAGATTCTCACAGATGCACGACGCGGGGTGCTTCATTCTGCCCAATGCCTGGGACGCGCCCAGCGCCGTGTTGGCGTGCGAAGCCGGATTCGGCGCAGTCGCAACGACCTCGGCGGGGGTGGCGCTCGCGCATGGCTTCCCCGACGGCGAACGCATTGGCCGTACGCGCATGCTCGCGGTCGCGGGCAGCATCGCGCGCCGTTTGCCGGTGCCGGTGACCGCCGATCTCGAGGCGGGCTACGGCCCCGCGCCCGAAGACGTCGCCGCCTCGATTCGCGGGGCCATCGATGCCGGCCTCGTGGGTTGCAACATCGAAGATACCGATCCACGCAAAGGTGCGTTGTTCGAATTGGAATCCGCCGTCGCGCGCCTCCGCGCCGGAGCCCGAGCGGCGCGCGATGCCGGTCTCGCGAACTTCGTCCTCAATGCGCGAATCGACACCTTCTTCGTGGGCACCGGCTCACCCGAAGAACGCGCCGCGGAGGCCATCCGGCGTGGTAATGCCTATTTGGAGGCGGGCGCCCGTTGCGTCTTCGTTCCCGGCCCCGTCGATACGGCCACTATCGGGGCCCTGGCCAAGGGGATCCACGGCCCGCTCAACGTGTGGGGCGGCGTCGGCGATCGCCTTGCGCCCCTCGAGGAGCTGCGCGCGCTGGGCGTACGGCGTGTGAGCCTTGGGGCCGGGCCGATGCTCGCGACCTATGCCTTTGCGAAGCAGCTTTTCGAGCGCGCGACCTCGGAGCGCGGCGTCGCGTTCGACGGCGCGGGAAGCATGTTTGGCGAGCTCACGGGATTGATGCAAAAATATCACGAATGA